A genomic segment from Fusarium fujikuroi IMI 58289 draft genome, chromosome FFUJ_chr04 encodes:
- a CDS encoding putative serine-type carboxypeptidase F, whose product MRFSLISTLLAFGTLSQAAFNKDAINAFNRVHPRRYDERRAAAPVAPEESAFEKRSKSKFLNKHSEKFVVNGSAIPEVKFDVGESYAGLLPISQDPKEERKLYFWFFPSTNPKAKRDEVVIWLNGGPGCSSLSGLLTENGPFLWQEGTLAPVPNTYSWTNLTNVIWIEQPVGVGYSQGKPNITNEVELGKQFIGFWKNFINTFELKGATTYITGESYAGYYVPYIADAFITANDDDYYKLGGVAINDPIIGDGTLQQQAVIYPYIEYWSNLFYLNQTYMNALRWTHQHCGYEKYLKKYGTFPPPEEKFPVLPDPYADTNPKSNYTCDIFDWAYSAALDSNPCFNIYHITDTCPHPYSQLGIVNQGDYSPPGAQVYFNRTDVKKALNAPTDVTWYQCTPNKVFGFGDPNSNRSDTSLAPAQNDVLKRVIEHTNNTIIGVGRLDFLLPPNGTLFAIQNATWNGKKGFQKYPQDKQFYVPFHIDYNGGRLSEEGIVGQWGEERGLTWYEVQLAGHELPGYSAGSGYRVLEKLLGRLKNLGTIENFTTQKGNFQGNPHERDFSVVNPLGLPWGHGFTYA is encoded by the exons ATGCGGTTCAGTCTGATCAGCACTCTTCTGGCCTTTGGGACTCTGTCCCAGGCTGCCTTCAACAAGGATGCCATCAACGCCTTCAATCGCGTGCATCCTCGCCGATACGATGAGAGGCGCGCTGCTGCACCGGTCGCCCCGGAGGAGTCTGCCTTTGAGAAGCGATCCAAGAGCAAGTTCCTGAACAAGCATTCTGAAAAGTTTGTTGTCAACGGTTCTGCTATTCCTGAGGTCAAGTTCGACGTTGGAGAGTCCTATGCTGGACTGCTCCCGATTTCTCAGGATCCTAAAGAGGAGCGCAAGTTGTACTTTTGGTTCTTCCCTAGCACCAACCCCAAGGCTAAGCGAGACGAGGTCGTCATTTG GTTGAACGGTGGCCCTGGCTGCAGTTCGCTTAGTGGTCTTCTCACCGAGAACGGTCCTTTCCTCTGGCAAGAGGGAACTCTCGCCCCCGTGCCCAACACCTACAGCTGGACCAACCT CACAAACGTTATCTGGATCGAACAGCCCGTCGGTGTAGGCTACAGCCAAGGCAAgcccaacatcaccaacgaAGTTGAGCTCGGCAAGCAGTTCATCGGCTTCTGGAAGAACTTTATCAACACTTTTGAGCTCAAGGGCGCCACCACCTACATCACTGGTGAATCCTACGCAGGCTACTACGTCCCCTACATCGCCGATGCCTTCATCACTGCCAACGATGACGATTACTACAAGCTCGGAGGCGTGGCTATCAATGATCCTATCATCGGTGACGGCACTCTTCAGCAGCAGGCTGTCATCTACCCGTACATCGAGTACTGGTCGAACCTGTTCTATCTCAACCAGACCTACATGAATGCTCTACGATGGACCCATCAGCACTGCGGGTATGAGAAGTATCTCAAGAAGTATGGAACTTTCCCTCCGCCCGAGGAGAAGTTCCCTGTTCTGCCTGATCCGTATGCCGATACGAATCCCAAGAGCAACTATACTTGTGATATCTTCGACTGGGCTTACTCCGCTGCTCTTGATTCGAACCCTTGCTTCAACATCTATCACATCACTGATACCTGCCCCCATCCTTACAGCCAGCTCGGCATTGTCAACCAG GGTGACTATTCTCCTCCCGGTGCCCAGGTCTACTTTAACCGCACAGACGTCAAGAAGGCCCTCAACGCTCCCACCGACGTGACATGGTATCAATGCACTCCCAACAAGGTCTTTGGCTTCGGTGACCCCAACTCCAACCGCAGCGACACTTCCCTCGCCCCAGCTCAGAACGACGTTCTCAAGCGCGTCATCGAgcacaccaacaacaccatcatcggaGTCGGTCGTCTTGACTTCCTCCTGCCTCCCAACGGAACTCTCTTCGCCATCCAGAACGCCACTTGGAACGGCAAGAAGGGTTTCCAGAAGTATCCCCAGGACAAGCAGTTCTACGTCCCCTTCCACATCGACTACAACGGCGGACGACTCAGTGAGGAGGGTATTGTTGGACAGTGGGGTGAGGAGCGTGGTCTGACATGGTATGAGGTTCAGCTTGCGGGCCATGAACTTCCCGGATATAGTGCTGGTTCGGGTTACCgtgttcttgagaagttgtTGGGAAGACTCAAGAACCTAGGAACGATTGAGAACTTTACTACGCAGAAGGGTAACTTCCAGGGCAACCCTCATGAGCGCGACTTTAGCGTCGTGAACCCTCTGGGTCTTCCTTGGGGCCATGGATTTACCTACGCTTAA